CGGTctgagggatcactagcccacgtagcatccgaataagCCTGAAGCTGCAAGGAACTAGAGCAAGGAAAGAacagacggtgagagatcgtgccccgaagatacCGGAGAACACGAcggagatgactatagtgaaccgaagtgggagcagagacaaactgactcagaatatggacCGGATAAGAGATATCTGGAcaagtgacagctagatagacaagactacCAACAAGATGATGATAACGTGTTGGATCAAACAAGGGGACACCGTCAATATCACGGAGGTGGacattgagctccatgggagtcAACAATGCGCTCATTTGTAAGAGCAACACAAgcaagatcctggatatacttttcctgggaaaTAAAAAGGCCATCGGTGGTAGAAGAGACTTCGATTCCAAGAAAGTAGCAAGGAgggccaagatcagacataagaaactgctcactaagacgggccttcacaaaggcaatatactcggggtcgtcgccagtgatgatcatgtcatcaacatagagaagaagaagagtccgaccatgagcagaaaggtggacaaacagcgctggatcatgagcactcgctGAAAAACCAGGGGCTgtcaccacagaggcaaaacaCTCAAACCAGGCGTGAGGAGCTTGCTTAAGGCCAGAAAGAGAGAGCGATGAAGACGGCAGACCATGCCATCAGGAatagaatacccaggtggtggctgcatgtaaacctcctcacgcagctcaccattaagaaaggcattcttaacatcaagctgagacacAGACCAGTGCCGAACAAAGGCCACGGCAAGAAGTGTACAAATAGTGGTCATCtaggccacaggagcaaaagtctcatcataatcacgacCGTGCTCCTgttgaaaaccacgagccacaagactaGCTTTGTagtgctcaagagaaccatcggaacGAGTCtcaaccttgtagacccacttacaaatGATGTGACAGACAcgaggaggaagagaaacaagatcccacgtGTCGGTGCACTCAAGAGCAACAAGCTCCTCAGCCATCGTAAACTGCCATCCAGGATGAACAACAGCTTCACGATatgaagtcggctcaagaacagcagcgcTTGCGCTTGGAAAACCAAGTCGATCAACAGGCGGAAGCGAACAAggacgcaagccataagtaggttGATGAGATGGGGAAGATGGCACATCAATAGACACATCCACATTACGCGGACGACGAGTATAATACCGAGGAAAAGATAGAAGAATACGAGGAAGAATCACTGAGATAGGTGAGGGTGACAAAGAAGACACCGGGGATGAAGGAGCAGAATCATGTGACGAGCGAGGTGAGGAAACCGTGGGAGATGGCGTTGGATATGCATCAGTCGGAGAAGCAGGGGCAGTAGGACGGACGGACAAGGGCTAAACAAGAGTGATAGGTGtgtcaggaaaagtgaggaaaaatatatcctccactgaaaaggtcgaggaagatggacgcgggtagaagggacgagactcgTCAAAAGTCACATCCCGAGAAATACACATCTGGCGACTAAttggatcccaacaacgatagcccttatgctcatcattataacctaagaagacacactcaactgAACGGACAATTTGGTGTGTTCATGAGGGgcaagaacatagcaaacacaaccaaacaaatgAAGCACCGAATAATCAGGAGAACTATCAAAGAGATGCTCGGAAGGAACGCCACCCTGCAGAGCAGTGGATGGCCaaaggttgatgagataggtggaagtgGAGACAGCCTCAGCCTAGAAGTGGGGTGAAAGAAGAGGCGGCAATCATCAATGCaaagccgtctcaagaaggtgacgatgcttgcgcttagccacgccattctgagcatgagcaccagcaCATGgcaactgggcaagagtaccctgctcagcaaggactCCATGCAACATCttggagatatactctccagcaAAGTCAGCACAGAACACACGAATAGGCATAGtgaactgagtgtgaaccatggcagcaaaatgcTTATAGATGGATAACACCTCACTATGAGAAGACACAAAATATATCCAGGTGTATCGAGAGAAATCATCTACAAAgataatatagtagcgatgaccTCCTTTCAAGGCAAAGGGAGTTGGACCCCGGACATCAGAGTGAACAAGGTCAAAAGGACGTTGAGACAGTGTCGCTATGAGGATAAGGTAATTGGACCTGTTTACCAAGCCGACAACCCTGACAATCTAAAGACACACCGCCGGAAACGGATCCAAGAAGACCACGTCGAACTAAGGATGAAAGACGAGAGCCACACAAGTGACCAAGGCGAAGATGCCACTATTGAaaagagctggtagacaaggcagcAGAGGGGGGAGACTCGCAACGGACGGCAGATGAAGCCAGTCAAACTCCCAGAGGCCCTGAGAGTCATGATGTCGAGGGCCAGCACCAAGGAGAGCGTCAGAATGACGGTCCAGAACGGAACAATAGTGAAAGTcgagaatgacacgacaaccaaaATCAATAATCTGGCCACCAGAAATGAGCTGCATGGTAAGTCggggaacatgagcaacatcaggaacatgaaAAGATGAAGTACCAAGAATGCCTCGACCAGTAACCAGGAGAGAGGTACCATCACCAGTAAGAACATGAGCAAAAGAATCAAGAGGTCGAGTAGAGGACAAAGTGGATGAATCATGAGTCATATGAAAAGATGCTTCGGTATCAAGAATCCACGAAGATGTACCTGCTTGTATAGAAGGTGGTCTCACAATGCCAAAGAGTCAGTAGCAGAACCAGCAGAACCTGTCGATGGAGAACCGGAAGATGGAGCTAGCAGGCATCGAAGTAGCACCAATCTCCTGCTCGGTCAAGGACTCAACTGAAGAGGTCGACGTAGATGCACCCGACAATAGAAAGTCGGAGGCAATCAGCAGGGCATGAAGTTGCGCAATCTCCTCAATGAAGTACACAACTGAAGTAGTCGACATAGTAGCACCGGGAAAGGAGCGGCCACCACCACTTGTGGAACCCGCTAAATGTGACGGTGTAGCATGACCAGTAGCACCGGCAAAGGCCGATGGTGGAGGAGACGAGGCCATATGCAGACAAGCACCAAGGGCCAAGGGAAGACATGTGTGTGAGGCACGGTCGATGGAGTCATGCGCACTAGTACAGCCGGTGAAAGTCGCAGAGGTGTCGGGGAAGAGCAACATTCACAGGTGAAAGTCGCGAGAGTCGTCAGTGTAGAGCAACAATCACCATATGAGGTCACAGGAGGAGCCGCAGAAGAGCGACCAGCACAACCTGCGGAAGACGCCTAAGGGGACGACGTTACAGGTGAACAAGCATCAAGCCCCGAGAAACGGCCCATGTGCAAGACAGGGGCAGTGAAGAAAACAACGTCAAGATTCATCGGGCGGCGAGGGACATACAACCCCGATGAAAacatctctctcttttttctccttttttcacGACCGACCGACAGGCAGTAGCAGCCCTCACGGGCTACCACCAGAGGGTCCCGACGGGACCAAGGGGCAACAGATGAGCCGGAGATCAATTCCAGCCGGAGGTGGCCGGGTCCGGCGGCCAGCATAAGGAATCAGCGGCCGGTGGTGACAAGAATCGATGGCCAGCAGCAGAGATCGGCGAGGAACGACAACTGGGGTCAGAATCGCGATCGAGAGCCCACATGACGAACCGGCGGGGCCATGAACTAACAAGGTGACGACCTGGGCGGCTCGCCAGAATCAGGAGGCAATCCAGAGGAGGGAACCAGGGCAGGCGACGCGATCCAGAAAGCTGGACCTGGATGACTCAATCTAGAGGAGTCTCGCGGAAGTCTGCGGCTCGACCCAGAGGAGTCCCGCGGCGTCTCGATCTAGAGATCAGGACACGGGCGGCTTGATTCAAGACGAAGCAGGCGGCTCGGGGCAGTGGCGTTGACCGGAGTATTGGGAGGGTGGGCAAGCAGTTGCCAAAGTAGAGAATCGAGGCGGCGACGAAACAGCGACATCCTGTCACAGCAGTAGAACACACCACCGTGTGACTGCCAGTTGGCATGGCCAAGTGTAGGCGTGCGTGGGTTCCACCTGTAAGCGTGTAAGAGGCAAGGGCCAATGGCGTAGCGTGTGTACTTAAACCCTGGAGAAGGGATGTATCGGCATGTTGGTTGAAAGTAATCTGAATTCCCCTCACCTACTCCCCCTTCGCTCATCCCCTTTCCAAGTCTTCGCACCTTTTCCCTCCCGATCCAATCCGTAGCCTACTCTGGTCGCCCCTCAACCAGATAGGGGCGTTACACATCCAACAAGGAGAACACGATGACGCCAGGAAAGGATCAAGCACGAGTTGTGCGTGCTAAAAAAACCTGAgatctaataccatgttaggaatatgcaacttgtattcccatgacgtcgtaggccaatatatatatacatgtacaggtgtaagatatgcagaaaaccccttatacaatggggtaaATACAAAAGGCTACATGGTTATATAAATAGTACTCTAAGAAGCCACTCTCTGGTATGGGCCTGGGCCTCCTAGGCCAGCAATACATGGGTCACTCATACAACACTCGCCCTCAAGTGGGGTGATAGATATCATTCATTCCcatcttgatgcggagcatcccacggacatcaccatgtcaagtgCCCCACCGTCAGGAGACACACGCATCTCCCACATCATACATATGAAGGTGAATTTCTCTCCTTTACGTAGTGTTTACTtgccccttcgaggatggtatactacttgaccctcctTCCTAATGCATGTATAGGTTTAAGCTGAGCTTCGCGCATGTTGAGGGAGTGCAAGCACAAGAGTACGACTATGCCATCCAAGAGGGAAGCGTGGAAGCAATGACGGAAGAAGAGGTGCATCCGGACGGCTAGCCGGACAGTCCGTGTGGGTCTGCACAGCTTCAAAACCTTCTGTTGCCACCAGACTGTCCAAAAGACTCGCCACCGGACTGGCCGGTCCAACCGACCAGACTATCCAGTCCTGCGCCGAAGCCTCCGAAGATTTGCACTACCGGACTGTCCAGTCCTCCGCGACCAGACTGATCGGTAAGACTGACTGCGCAAAGTTTTGGGCCCACGAGccatgtatcccctcctcacttacccATTTGTGGGTGgacctatatatacctcccccccCCCTTACCCAAAAAGGTCAACACcgcaaacacacacaaacacaggTAGCACAACCAAACCTCTCCCCCACCTTAGATCCAGGGTTAGCTAAGATTAGAACTCATTCCTAGTGGGATTCCTCCATTGTGGAGATGACTCCTGATGGAGAACACGACCTCCCGAGGGAGAAGACTCACGCAATATCAAGGCCACGTGAAGATTCCTCTACGAATTCAAGCCCTCCTTGTGTTAGGACTTGGGGAAGAACCCTATCTTGTTTCATCTCTCTCTTGTGGATGATTTGGATCAAGGATCTATCTGTGTGTATCTTTATTGCAACTTGTGTGTTGATTTGTACTAGTTCCcattgtgtttcccctcgtgttcttcgtgttcttcctcACATCCACCTCCACTTCGTGAAGATTGGACCACTCTAGTATGGGCCTAGCCATCCTGGGCCAGCAGTacgtgggccacatgggccactcATTCAACAGGCTTATGTGACAACAAAAAATATGCAGCAAATTTTCAGAGAATATATTTTCAAGTGTTTACTTCTTGGATTACAGAAAAAACAGGCATATAGAAGTCAACTTCTGTCTAGAGGTACACACCATAAAGCATGCATCGGTGTGAAggaaaaatattttacaaaaaataTTTCTTCAAGAGTTTAAATGACTATAAACGTACCTCATGGTAGGTGCGAGGAGAATCCACAACCAACCTCTTGACCTATATTTAGAATACCAGTTAATCGGGATTCGAGTAAAGCGTTTGAAAAGAAATGTACTCGTGACATAATTTTATTGGTTCTGCTGTGTTTTGAACAGTATGCAAACTTAACTCACCTTCTCATTAAAATCATCTTGAACAATAGATAGAGCCTGGCCCTTTGATCTATACAACATAACAGGAATAGCACCTTCCACACCCTCCTCGGCAGCTAGGGCAGCAGATTGAGCATGTTCAGTTATTCCTTTCCAGGTAGATAACAACCGATCAAGGTCCTTGTTTAACTCCTCCCAAGAATGGCCAGCGGCAACTGTACGAGCTGTCAGAGTAAATCCAGGAGGTCGTAATAACTTCGTAATGCCCTTCAACCGGGTGCGTTCTATCCCAGTAATCTTTTTTGAAACTCCAACTTTGTTGCCACGAGAGACCAATATCTGCAATTCAAAATGGAAGGCTCATTCCAAAGTTAAAAAAGTTTCTACCTGAGCACCTATGCACCATACAATGCGGGGTCTGTCAGAACAAGGGCATTCTTTCAAAAGTTTTGGTACTTAGATCAGAATGTGCCTCGAATAGTTAGTCGTCGGTGATATCATTAACATGTTATCATGGCAAATGTCCGTAAGCGACATATTCCAGGTAAGTTAAGATCATTGCTTTGTTCAAGATCAGAACTCAAAAAGGTTTCTTACATAGTGAAGCATGAAACAGCTTGTTATGGCATACTTTGCAAATGCACGTGCTAAGGATGTTGTACATCCCagatttttcttcacatttttttcATGTGCGTAACATGCGTTTTTGCAACAGGGTGCAGACACAAATAGTGGTGGTTCCGTGAACTAACCAAGCCGCATTTAGCGGTCAGAGATATTCCTTTTGTGCGACTGTTGTACCAATGGCAAACAAgaccaaacaagttggggtaggctagagttgaaacccataagatctcgaaaccaactcatggttctggcacgtgAATAGCTAACACGCATCCCTGTCCATTCCTAGTTCTTTGGTGATAAACAAGAGATTATGAAGCATTAATTTTTTTAAACAAGAGATTATAAAGCTCTAAAAATGTAATGCTCGAAGAGCATGAGAGCTAATGAACTATGTTAATCTTACGCACCCAAAATCGGCTTCTTAAGCATGGAAAGGGACTCAGTGTTGGACCTTTCGTGCCCAATCCCTCCTTGACAACTTGAACCATGATTTTTGTGCCCTTGCGAACTTGAGACCACCTACATCCATTTGTATCATCGTTAGATTCCCTCAAAGCATGCTGAATGGAAGATAATGTCTTAATATCATTGCAGATCTCTGACCGATCTCCTGGTGAGTGATCATCATTGTATTCATCTTCCACgtgatcatcaatttcatcatcccAACCAGAGACATTTTCAAATTCAGCACCATCAATCTTCTTCATATTAGAATGGGACACAATGTCCAAGCCTTCTTCATTTTCCTTAACATTCTGAGCCAGAAATGTTGATGAATCATCGTCATTTTCTTCATCTGCAAACTCATTGTCAGCcatatcatcatcaacatcatcatcatcatcgtatgTCAGAAGGCTCTCATCGTTATAACCAGAATCATTAGCAGAACCTCCTTTAATATCCTTGACAATTTGAGGATACACAAATGGATCACGGTTTTGCTTTATGCTCATAAGTGAAGGTCTCAAAATTCCAATGTCGACAAAAGCACCTCCCATGTGAGGCACAAGTTTTGTTATTATACCTAAATAAATACTGTCACAATGTACATTGTTCTTTATGGGCTCCAGCAAGAGTTCAACTAATTTCCCATCTTCCAATACTGCAATTCTCTGTGTACTGCAGATAGAGGAGTTAATTAATATGACTCTTGGTGGTTCACCACTGGCAGGCATATCCTTCTCAGAAGCTGCTGAGGGTTTATCAAATTCTTTTAACCTTTTCATAATGCCCTTTGCTTCTACTTTCCGTTTTGATATAACACCAGCTCTGTTTGCTGTCACCCAAGACTGAAATAACCATGGCTCCTCCACAGGCTGATCCTGTTCAGGCATGTTTTCAGTTATTTCACCTGAATCCTTTTCCGTATTCAAAAACTTCCTTCTGTCTTTCTTGCGTTTCACTTGTGCAACGGAGTTCTTTAATGAGACGATAGGTCCAAGAACCCATGGCTCCTCAACAGGCTGATTTATCTCATGTTGGTTTACACTTACTTTAATTGCATTTGGTTTATCAGCTGCAGCAAAATCATCATGCACACTGATGGATGGACTGACTGAATCTAAAGGTGTGCCATTCCAAAGTCTCATTATAATATGCTCACCTGCCAATCAACTGAAAACATTTAAGTGTTCAGCAACTCTAAGGGCCTCAGTCAATACTAATTAAATGAAAATATGTGGTAGAGCAACATTACCTACAGATGAAGCTCCGTCCACCATATCTATAACAGAGTGGGCTTTCACAATGCTCTCACGCTTCCCTCTCTCAGCAATTTGAGCTTCAACAGAATCAGCTTCCATCAGCCATGATCCCCAGGAAGGAGAGGAAATACCTGCCACACTGGTTTCCATCCACTGATCTTTTACAAGGATGACATGATTTTTCTGGCTAACAGAAGGTATCGATAAGGAGCACTCAGGTCCAGGCCTCCATATGATGTCATTAGAGGAATTTTTTTCCTCTCGAACAAAATAATTATACTTGAAATGCACACCATATGGTACCTGAAAGTGTGTAACATGTCAAAAGAATGATATCATTTTCtaacaatcataataagcaactGTTGTGTTTCTGATAATAACCATGAATAGGCAGGCATGTCAATTAAATCAATTACCCATAGCATTTGACACAAAAACTGTTTGTAAAGTTGTGAATTTATAATGTTTCTCAGGTGTATAAAATACAGGAAGATGTGCCTCATCCTCCCAATATAGGTTCCATATAACAATGTTTCTTA
The sequence above is drawn from the Triticum aestivum cultivar Chinese Spring chromosome 7A, IWGSC CS RefSeq v2.1, whole genome shotgun sequence genome and encodes:
- the LOC123154389 gene encoding ribonuclease E/G-like protein, chloroplastic isoform X3 — protein: MAARALVAPPLPPTPPLGTMRATPRVAAGLSSALTGHRGRHTLCSVQLTESPSGNLQVEANSSHSPTQLMSTGHDDSAITCKGFCTISWSVKADVMDGYIIFITGDPVTLGCWEPDMAVQLNPSVKSSNKWTAVIKVPYGVHFKYNYFVREEKNSSNDIIWRPGPECSLSIPSVSQKNHVILVKDQWMETSVAGISSPSWGSWLMEADSVEAQIAERGKRESIVKAHSVIDMVDGASSVGEHIIMRLWNGTPLDSVSPSISVHDDFAAADKPNAIKVSVNQHEINQPVEEPWVLGPIVSLKNSVAQVKRKKDRRKFLNTEKDSGEITENMPEQDQPVEEPWLFQSWVTANRAGVISKRKVEAKGIMKRLKEFDKPSAASEKDMPASGEPPRVILINSSICSTQRIAVLEDGKLVELLLEPIKNNVHCDSIYLGIITKLVPHMGGAFVDIGILRPSLMSIKQNRDPFVYPQIVKDIKGGSANDSGYNDESLLTYDDDDDVDDDMADNEFADEENDDDSSTFLAQNVKENEEGLDIVSHSNMKKIDGAEFENVSGWDDEIDDHVEDEYNDDHSPGDRWSQVRKGTKIMVQVVKEGLGTKGPTLSPFPCLRSRFWILVSRGNKVGVSKKITGIERTRLKGITKLLRPPGFTLTARTVAAGHSWEELNKDLDRLLSTWKGITEHAQSAALAAEEGVEGAIPVMLYRSKGQALSIVQDDFNEKVKRLVVDSPRTYHEVTGYLQEVAPELCNRVDLYEKRTPIFDEYKIEKEIDNILCKRVVLQNGGSLIIEQTEALVSIDVNGGHSMFGQGTSQEKAILDVNLEAAKQIARELRLRDIGGIIVVDFIDMTDDSNKRLIYEEMKKAVEKDRSTVGVSELSKLGLMEITRKRVRPSVTFMISEPCPCCHGIGRVEALDTSFSKIEREICRRLAVSGHNPDPEKPKLWPRFLLRVDHEMCTYLTSGKRTKLGILSSSLKVWVLLKIARGFTRGAFELLPYSDQKDTDEQKELSPESPPPREAGRPRLSVFPIKKWMSRAKRAK
- the LOC123154389 gene encoding ribonuclease E/G-like protein, chloroplastic isoform X2, which gives rise to MLSPMTSSAGCDGRCTSAPLAASGRGGDHSTSTPLVASGRGGDRSTSTPPVASTCSSTSARYSRSTLHAASTGGGDCSSSADAAGEYISHALRGFLAEQGTLTRFSRSGVHAQNGVVERKHHHLLEKVPYGVHFKYNYFVREEKNSSNDIIWRPGPECSLSIPSVSQKNHVILVKDQWMETSVAGISSPSWGSWLMEADSVEAQIAERGKRESIVKAHSVIDMVDGASSVGEHIIMRLWNGTPLDSVSPSISVHDDFAAADKPNAIKVSVNQHEINQPVEEPWVLGPIVSLKNSVAQVKRKKDRRKFLNTEKDSGEITENMPEQDQPVEEPWLFQSWVTANRAGVISKRKVEAKGIMKRLKEFDKPSAASEKDMPASGEPPRVILINSSICSTQRIAVLEDGKLVELLLEPIKNNVHCDSIYLGIITKLVPHMGGAFVDIGILRPSLMSIKQNRDPFVYPQIVKDIKGGSANDSGYNDESLLTYDDDDDVDDDMADNEFADEENDDDSSTFLAQNVKENEEGLDIVSHSNMKKIDGAEFENVSGWDDEIDDHVEDEYNDDHSPGDRSEICNDIKTLSSIQHALRESNDDTNGCRWSQVRKGTKIMVQVVKEGLGTKGPTLSPFPCLRSRFWILVSRGNKVGVSKKITGIERTRLKGITKLLRPPGFTLTARTVAAGHSWEELNKDLDRLLSTWKGITEHAQSAALAAEEGVEGAIPVMLYRSKGQALSIVQDDFNEKVKRLVVDSPRTYHEVTGYLQEVAPELCNRVDLYEKRTPIFDEYKIEKEIDNILCKRVVLQNGGSLIIEQTEALVSIDVNGGHSMFGQGTSQEKAILDVNLEAAKQIARELRLRDIGGIIVVDFIDMTDDSNKRLIYEEMKKAVEKDRSTVGVSELSKLGLMEITRKRVRPSVTFMISEPCPCCHGIGRVEALDTSFSKIEREICRRLAVSGHNPDPEKPKLWPRFLLRVDHEMCTYLTSGKRTKLGILSSSLKVWVLLKIARGFTRGAFELLPYSDQKDTDEQKELSPESPPPREAGRPRLSVFPIKKWMSRAKRAK
- the LOC123154389 gene encoding ribonuclease E/G-like protein, chloroplastic isoform X1; its protein translation is MAARALVAPPLPPTPPLGTMRATPRVAAGLSSALTGHRGRHTLCSVQLTESPSGNLQVEANSSHSPTQLMSTGHDDSAITCKGFCTISWSVKADVMDGYIIFITGDPVTLGCWEPDMAVQLNPSVKSSNKWTAVIKVPYGVHFKYNYFVREEKNSSNDIIWRPGPECSLSIPSVSQKNHVILVKDQWMETSVAGISSPSWGSWLMEADSVEAQIAERGKRESIVKAHSVIDMVDGASSVGEHIIMRLWNGTPLDSVSPSISVHDDFAAADKPNAIKVSVNQHEINQPVEEPWVLGPIVSLKNSVAQVKRKKDRRKFLNTEKDSGEITENMPEQDQPVEEPWLFQSWVTANRAGVISKRKVEAKGIMKRLKEFDKPSAASEKDMPASGEPPRVILINSSICSTQRIAVLEDGKLVELLLEPIKNNVHCDSIYLGIITKLVPHMGGAFVDIGILRPSLMSIKQNRDPFVYPQIVKDIKGGSANDSGYNDESLLTYDDDDDVDDDMADNEFADEENDDDSSTFLAQNVKENEEGLDIVSHSNMKKIDGAEFENVSGWDDEIDDHVEDEYNDDHSPGDRSEICNDIKTLSSIQHALRESNDDTNGCRWSQVRKGTKIMVQVVKEGLGTKGPTLSPFPCLRSRFWILVSRGNKVGVSKKITGIERTRLKGITKLLRPPGFTLTARTVAAGHSWEELNKDLDRLLSTWKGITEHAQSAALAAEEGVEGAIPVMLYRSKGQALSIVQDDFNEKVKRLVVDSPRTYHEVTGYLQEVAPELCNRVDLYEKRTPIFDEYKIEKEIDNILCKRVVLQNGGSLIIEQTEALVSIDVNGGHSMFGQGTSQEKAILDVNLEAAKQIARELRLRDIGGIIVVDFIDMTDDSNKRLIYEEMKKAVEKDRSTVGVSELSKLGLMEITRKRVRPSVTFMISEPCPCCHGIGRVEALDTSFSKIEREICRRLAVSGHNPDPEKPKLWPRFLLRVDHEMCTYLTSGKRTKLGILSSSLKVWVLLKIARGFTRGAFELLPYSDQKDTDEQKELSPESPPPREAGRPRLSVFPIKKWMSRAKRAK
- the LOC123154389 gene encoding ribonuclease E/G-like protein, chloroplastic isoform X4, with the translated sequence MDGCNQDAAGEYISHALRGFLAEQGTLTRFSRSGVHAQNGVVERKHHHLLEKVPYGVHFKYNYFVREEKNSSNDIIWRPGPECSLSIPSVSQKNHVILVKDQWMETSVAGISSPSWGSWLMEADSVEAQIAERGKRESIVKAHSVIDMVDGASSVGEHIIMRLWNGTPLDSVSPSISVHDDFAAADKPNAIKVSVNQHEINQPVEEPWVLGPIVSLKNSVAQVKRKKDRRKFLNTEKDSGEITENMPEQDQPVEEPWLFQSWVTANRAGVISKRKVEAKGIMKRLKEFDKPSAASEKDMPASGEPPRVILINSSICSTQRIAVLEDGKLVELLLEPIKNNVHCDSIYLGIITKLVPHMGGAFVDIGILRPSLMSIKQNRDPFVYPQIVKDIKGGSANDSGYNDESLLTYDDDDDVDDDMADNEFADEENDDDSSTFLAQNVKENEEGLDIVSHSNMKKIDGAEFENVSGWDDEIDDHVEDEYNDDHSPGDRSEICNDIKTLSSIQHALRESNDDTNGCRWSQVRKGTKIMVQVVKEGLGTKGPTLSPFPCLRSRFWILVSRGNKVGVSKKITGIERTRLKGITKLLRPPGFTLTARTVAAGHSWEELNKDLDRLLSTWKGITEHAQSAALAAEEGVEGAIPVMLYRSKGQALSIVQDDFNEKVKRLVVDSPRTYHEVTGYLQEVAPELCNRVDLYEKRTPIFDEYKIEKEIDNILCKRVVLQNGGSLIIEQTEALVSIDVNGGHSMFGQGTSQEKAILDVNLEAAKQIARELRLRDIGGIIVVDFIDMTDDSNKRLIYEEMKKAVEKDRSTVGVSELSKLGLMEITRKRVRPSVTFMISEPCPCCHGIGRVEALDTSFSKIEREICRRLAVSGHNPDPEKPKLWPRFLLRVDHEMCTYLTSGKRTKLGILSSSLKVWVLLKIARGFTRGAFELLPYSDQKDTDEQKELSPESPPPREAGRPRLSVFPIKKWMSRAKRAK